CTGTCGCTGACGACCATCGCCGCGCTCTGCCTGGTGCTCGCCACGTTCGGCGTGCTCGCGCTACCGGCGCAGGCGGCGCCGGCCGCCACCTTGCACGGCACGCTGACCGCGCTGCCATTCACCGTGGTCGATCCCGTCTACGTCACCCACGCGGGCGACGGCAGCGGGCGATTGTTTGTCGTGCAGCGTTCTGGCCAGATTCGCATATTCAGGAACAATCAACTGTCCGACGCGCCGTTCTTAAGCATCACAGCGCGCGTCGGGTCCGCTTCCGGCGAGCAGGGACTGCTGAGCGTCGCATTTCCATCCGGCTTCGCCGGCTCACAGCGCTTCTACGTCTATTACACCGACCTCGCCGGCACCATCACCATTTCGCGCTTCAACGTCTCCGCCAATCCTGACCGCGCCGATCCATCATCGGAAACGAAGATCATCACCATCCCGCATCCGACCTACTCCAACCACAACGGCGGCCAGTTGCAGTTCGGGCCGGATGGCTTCCTGTACGCCGGAACCGGTGACGGCGGCAGCGGGGGTGATCCGTTCAACAATGCGTTGTCGACCACCGTTTTGCTGGGCAAGCTGCTGCGCATCGATCCGGAATCGGCATACCCGGGCGTGCCAACCTACACGGTGCCGGCCTCCAACCCGTTCGCACAGACCGCTGGTTACCGGCACGAAATTTGGGCGCTCGGCCTGCGTAATCCGTGGCGCTTTTCGTTCGATCGACTGACCGGTGATCTGTACATCGGCGACGTAGGACAAGGCGCGTGGGAAGAGGTGGATGTTCAGCCGGCCGGCAGCGCGGGCGGCCAGAACTACGACTGGAGCTGCTTCGAGGGTTTCGTGCCGTATGCACCCAATGCCGCGCGCTGCGCCGGGGCGATCACGCACACGGCGCCGGTCACAGCATATCCGCATGGCGCAGAGTGCTCGGTCACTGGTGGCTACGTCTATCGCGGTGCGCAGTACGCGCAACTCGCCGGCCGCTACATCTTCGGCGACTTCTGCAGCGGGCGCATCTGGGCGCTGTCCCGCGCCGGCAACACATGGACGACGCAGGACGTTGGCGATGCGACATTCCAGATCTCGTCATTCGGCGAGGACGAATCCGGTGCGCTCTACATCGCTGCGTATAGCGAGGGGCGCATATACCGCCTCGGCAATCTCGAACCGGCCGCGTACCTGCCGCTCATATCGCGCTAAAGCGCGGCCCGCGTATGGGCGCTACGATGCCCTACCGCAGCAGCTTCTTCACAGTCGCATCGAGCGAACCGCCGCTCATCTCTCCGACCGCGACCTGCTTGATGACCCCGTCGCGCCCAATGAAGTACGTCGTCGGCAGCGCGTAGACGCGGTACAAGCGGCTCACACGGGAATCGCGGTCCAGCATCACCGGAAACGTCAGCTTGAGTTGTTGCAGGTACGGCGCCACGAGTGCGCTCTCCTCGCCATCGTTGATGCCCCACACCACGAAACCTTCGCCCGCATGCGCGTCGTAGGTCGCCTGGATCGCGGGCATCTCGTTGCGGCATGGACCGCACCAGGTCGCCCAGAAATTGATCAGCACCACCTGGCCCCGCAGTTCGCTCAGCGCATGTTCGGCGCCGTCTATTCCGCGCAACCGGAACTCCGGCGCGACGGCTCCGGCATACGTGCCGGCCATCGCGACCGAAGCCCTCTGCGATGGCTTCTCAATCCTGGCCGAAGCCCGTACACGGACCAACCACGTGGACAGCTTGGTCGAACGCTCAATCTCGGAGCCGGCCGCGAACGCATCGCTTGCGCTGAAGCGCCGCACCGTCAACTCCCGCGCCTCGTACCGGACCAGATCGTCGAAGGTCGCGCCGCCGAGCGCCAACTGCCGGTTGAGTTCGTCGCTTGTGGCGGGGGCCGCCGCCAGCATCTTTGAAATTTCTGTGCGTGCATCGTCGTCGCTCGCCGCGATGCCGGCCTGCGCCGCGCCTTGCACCATCAACTCGGAGTCAATCCACTTGTCCACCTGCAGCGACTCGTCCAGATCGGCGGTGCGCGCGCCACTCGTCAGCCATGCGACGACCTGAATGACCGCCATCCGCTGCTCAAGATCGCCGCGCGTCAGGCGCACGCCGTTGACGATCGCCATCACGTCGCCGGCGATGGCGGGAGTTGCCGTGCTCGTCGCGCCGGCGGATGGTGCGCCGGTCGGGTCCGGCCCCGAGCGCGCCACGTCCAGCAGCGCGCAGCCGCTGACCAGCAGCGCAATCAGGACGACCATGACCGGTTGTCTCATTTGGCCCCTCATGCTCACGTCCGATATAATCCACCCGATGATCGCGCCCGCCGAACAAGCTGCCTATACTGTACGACTACCCGATTTCGAAGGGCCGCTCGACCTGCTCTTGCACTTGATCGAGCGCGAAGAACTCGACATTACTCGCGTATCCCTGGCGCAAGTAACCGGCAATTATATGCAGTACCTGGCCGCCATGCAGCGTGTCGAGCCGGAGCACATCGCCGAGTTCCTCGTCGTGGCTGCCAAACTATTGTATATCAAATCGCGCCTGTTGCTGCCGCAGGACAGCACGCCGGGGCTTGCAGTCGAAGAGGACGTCGGCGACGAGTTGACGCGCCAGCTTCTCGAATACCGCCAGTACAAACAGGTCGCCACCCAGTTGAAAGAATGGGACATCAAAGGCCTGCATGCCTACCCTCGCATCGCGCCGCGCCCCAGGGTGGAGCCGAAGCTCGACCTGTCGCACGTGTCGCTCGACGACCTGGCCGCGCTGGTCGAGGTCGTGGTGGC
The nucleotide sequence above comes from Chloroflexota bacterium. Encoded proteins:
- a CDS encoding segregation/condensation protein A; this encodes MLTSDIIHPMIAPAEQAAYTVRLPDFEGPLDLLLHLIEREELDITRVSLAQVTGNYMQYLAAMQRVEPEHIAEFLVVAAKLLYIKSRLLLPQDSTPGLAVEEDVGDELTRQLLEYRQYKQVATQLKEWDIKGLHAYPRIAPRPRVEPKLDLSHVSLDDLAALVEVVVAANRAAPIGDVVAPLVVRVSDMMEDIQQRLARGEHVSFRRWLGASRSRVEIVVSFLAVLELMKQRKIVVRQDELFGDIMIELAPIEAAPPSSATPNESDEPSFVEPTA
- a CDS encoding PQQ-dependent sugar dehydrogenase; translated protein: MPVPRASRGLALSLTTIAALCLVLATFGVLALPAQAAPAATLHGTLTALPFTVVDPVYVTHAGDGSGRLFVVQRSGQIRIFRNNQLSDAPFLSITARVGSASGEQGLLSVAFPSGFAGSQRFYVYYTDLAGTITISRFNVSANPDRADPSSETKIITIPHPTYSNHNGGQLQFGPDGFLYAGTGDGGSGGDPFNNALSTTVLLGKLLRIDPESAYPGVPTYTVPASNPFAQTAGYRHEIWALGLRNPWRFSFDRLTGDLYIGDVGQGAWEEVDVQPAGSAGGQNYDWSCFEGFVPYAPNAARCAGAITHTAPVTAYPHGAECSVTGGYVYRGAQYAQLAGRYIFGDFCSGRIWALSRAGNTWTTQDVGDATFQISSFGEDESGALYIAAYSEGRIYRLGNLEPAAYLPLISR
- a CDS encoding TlpA family protein disulfide reductase, producing MRQPVMVVLIALLVSGCALLDVARSGPDPTGAPSAGATSTATPAIAGDVMAIVNGVRLTRGDLEQRMAVIQVVAWLTSGARTADLDESLQVDKWIDSELMVQGAAQAGIAASDDDARTEISKMLAAAPATSDELNRQLALGGATFDDLVRYEARELTVRRFSASDAFAAGSEIERSTKLSTWLVRVRASARIEKPSQRASVAMAGTYAGAVAPEFRLRGIDGAEHALSELRGQVVLINFWATWCGPCRNEMPAIQATYDAHAGEGFVVWGINDGEESALVAPYLQQLKLTFPVMLDRDSRVSRLYRVYALPTTYFIGRDGVIKQVAVGEMSGGSLDATVKKLLR